The genomic window TGTCAATAAAATTCAGATACTAGATTCAATCAGTATTTTTACACAATAACCTGAGTTGTCCATTTGGAAAAGCTACCTCCAAGAAGGAAGAACCCTTTAGGTTTGGTTCTCTTCCAACTAAGAAAGTTTTAAAGTGAATTCTAGTGCTCATAAAAAGATGACAACAAaccatttcttttttcaaagaGGAGCACCTGTCTCTGAGGCAACTCCCTGCCGGTTTGTAAACAGTGCTGCTGCCAAAGCAGGAGCCTAAATAGTTCTCCATACATATCCTCCTCTTGTTCTGTGCTGAGATCTCACAGTCTGAATGCAAGCACAGTGTGCAACATGATTAAGACAAGATTAATTGAAGAACATCACCAAACTGTTATGTATAAAGCAAAAAAGGAAACACTCCATTGCTCTCCACTGGTGCTGGACTGAGTGGCCCATATGGATTAGGTATGCTTTTTACAGACCTAAGTGGAACTCCTCTCAAGCAAATGCATATTCAAACCATCTAGCAATAAACATTACTTTTTATTGGTTTCCAGTGATAGGATGCACAGAAAAAACAGGAAGTCTCCAATGAAGCTTCAGAGAGGGCTTGTAGAGGTGCTAACCAACTTCATCCATCAGTGTTTAAACACTGCCTATAAACGTTTGTAAGAACCAAGAAGAGCATTGCATTTTGGACAGGTGTGATCCACATCCTTTAGGGCATCAATGCAGAAGGGAATTAAGCAGCAGCCTGCTATACACctgcaaaggcaaaaaaagagaaaaacactgCTTTACACTTTTTATATACACAAGGTAAAATGTATTTCGTCCAAAAGCCAACAGTAAAACTGGTGCCATAAGCTTTAGGACGAACACACGTGGCTATGGAGTCCATTACTGTATGTTCCAGAAACTGCTTTAAGGTCCTGTAGGATCAGATGTAGGCTGATTGAAACACGAAGGCTCAGGTCCCAGACAGAGAAAGCAAAGCTGAGAGCTCCATTACATGTTAGAGCTGTAAAAGGTCAAGGTAAGAGTGCAAATTGGAGTTGACCTACCCCAGCAGGCAGAGGCCACCACATGACAGCCAGGTCAAAGCTCCTGCGTCGTACGAGAGACGTGTCACTATCACCTGGTTACAGGAAGGGCAGGACATCTGAACCGGGCGGTCATAAAACAGCACTGGCTGCTGCACATACACCGTCTGAACAGTAACTGAGCAGAGAAATAGGCTGTTTACTCAATGagtacagaaggaaaaaagagtagTGATCAGCTTCCTCTGAACCAGGTATAACTTTGAAATATTCAGAGCTCAGAGGAACGAAATACATGACGACAGAGAGAAATCACCATGGTATTTCCTAATGCAGAAATACACTGTCTTGAAAATAAAGCTGCACTAAAAACTCCAGAAAGCCAAATGATGTTATTGACATCAGTACACACTTAGTGATTCACAAGAATTGATTCACCTTATTCTcttcaaaagtattttttgGCAGGTGGTGAACACCTGTGAACCACAATTTTTCACCTTCTGACAGCACCCATTACACAGCCACTTGACACCACCTTAAGATGAGGTACAGAAGAGTTTTGGAGGCTTACTGGCGTTATTTGCTGGTGGAGGCTGTCCCATGTATGGGGGAGGGTTCATTCCCTTCCCATCTGGCTTCTTCTGTCCAGGGCCAGGGATGGGATAGGGGTGAGGATAGTTCACATTGATTCCTACGGCTTCCTCATAAGAAGGTGGTGCAGATGGGACAGGGTTGCCACTTGGAGCAGACATTATATCTAAAacataaaagagagaaaatcttAACAAAAGGCATTATTTATTAAAGGCAAGTGACAAATAATTAGGCTCAATTCAGCAGCAAGAAGATAACTAGATTAAAATGGACTTTTACCAGCATAAAATTAATTCGCTAGTATTTGTTTCTGATAGTATGAAATGTTCATCTTGATTTCACTGTTGTTGTTGCCTacttcccacttccttttcacAGGGTAGTTCTTAGACTTTGTCCCAACACCAATTCTTCctttataaattaaatataCTAAAGCAGGGAGGTGGGGCATCTTTATTAGTATACTAAAATATCTGGCAGTCTCCTAATTCTCCAAGAACACTATTTCTAATCCCTCTTGTTCACCTGAAAAATTGAACAGTATGATAGGCCATATGGTAGTTGCTAACCAACATGAGTCTGGTTTGTGGTGAAGcttcaatatttaaaaaatactatgTACCTCTGCTGTAATTTGAAATAAGTATTTAtattgaaggaaaaagaaacccaaacaattAAGCACATGTCCAACTCAACTCAAAACTTTTACAACTCTCAAATATGTCTAAGGTTGCCCTTTTCGCTTCTTAGAAAAGTTTTAATGAGTTTGTAGTACAATTTTTCCTCCACCAATTGTTATTTTGTTGCAGAGGATAGGAATGCTGACCACTGCCTTTTcccaaagaggaaagaaaacgaTTGTGGTTTCAATGCAGacttcctttcctcctccccaccTACCCACTTCAGATACTCTGCCCACCATTTTCTTTGTGGAACAAGCTCTCGTGGCATCAGTGCTGACCAAGcatctcccttttccccctcctcctaaGGACCATCAGACAGCTCTCCAAGAGCCACACTCCATTCTGCTGTTGCACATACAATCCCTCTGTACATATGCAAGTCTTTTCACACAGTACTATCTGCGAAAGGCAAGCTGTACTTGGAACATTAATTCTATGATGCTATGATAGTTGTATGGGACTACTATgaataaaagaggggaaattgcACTGATGCAATTTGCAGGTACAAAAGACAACGCACAAAGTAAAAGAATTTTAGACATAAGTATCTGTTTAGGGCTGGCATCACTCCACTCACACAAAGGTCGGGTGAGACTAGCATACAACTTTCCCAACAATGACACAAGCctttccactctcccagagcatGGAAAAGTCCTTGGAATACCGCTGATTATCCTCCTCACACAACACAGCTTTCATCAGGATTTCAGTGAAGTCTATAAACACTTCCATGAAGAACTTGTCACAAGTCTGTTAACTCTTCCAGGTTACACAGGACTAATCTGCTGCACTGGAGGCATGAGGGATACACCAGCCAACACCAGTGTTTATACATTCAGGAATCCCAGTCTTCCCAGCAGATTTAGCAGAAATGCAGAAAGGTGTGTTACAAAGGGAATTGTGTACTCAATCCAGTGTGGGTTTTACAGTAGCCCCGTGGCCAGAACAAACACAGGAGCTGGTACAGAAGAACAGACATGGCTACAGGTGCAGGAGCAATAATTGTGGTAACCCTGGAACAGACATCGCTCCTTCCCACCATTCTCATACTCACACTGCAGCTTTGGCAGAATGAAGAGGGAACAAGACAGCAGTCGAAGATGTCGAAACTCAGTAAGTTTTTGTAGTATCAAGTATTTCACAGctatactttaaaaaaacactGATGTCCTGTTTTCTGTAGAAAAGAGAAGTTTTCTCCCTGTGACTAAACTACAAAGCTGAATCACAATCTACTGCTCCCAGTCAGTGTGCTGGTCttggctgggggtgcacaagaagcCAGGAGGGGACACTGCCAgaacagctgaccccagctggccaaagggatattccagaccataaaGCATCATGCTCAGCCATAAAACCAGGAAGAAGGTTGTTGGGAGGGAAATGCTGCTCAGGGACTGGCTGGGCATCGGTTGGTTGGTAGTGAGCAATTATTCTCATTTGCTTCACTTGCTGGACTGTATTCTCCTCTGTTACTTTCCTTTTCATTACAACTATttaattattcttttatttcaattatGAAACAGTTCTTATCTCAAGCCATAAGTTTTCTCACGCCCTTCCAGTTTCTTCAGGGGtgcagtgagtgagcagctctgTAGTGTTCAGTTGCCAGGTGGGGTTAAACACACAGCTCCTtctgctgctcagctctgcttcACTGATGAACAAGTTCTAAGAAATCAACACCCTTTCACAGATTTCAAAATGATCATAACTTCCAGCATGAACACTTCTAGTCTTgatatttacttatttttaaattatgttgcTGTTCATTTCTTACCACCAAGTGGTTTTGAACAACCATTTCAATTTAAACATTATCACTACCCTTTTTCTGCACTTTCACTTTTCGTTTTCCTGTAGACAAGTGCAAACAGGTCTCAAGTCTTCACAGCACTTTGTGGCATCCCTTTTCATCTTCTAAAGTTTCAAAACTGTAGCACAAATAACATGTACAAAGTACTACAGTGAATGGTGTAAAACTAAAACTGTGTATGAATTCCTTTAAGTTATCTATCAAAACAAAAATTCCTAATAAACATCAAGATGAGATCAGGACTACAAAAAAGCCTCTTCAAAATCTGAGTATTGTGGATGTAACCACAACTTCAGCTtttcaatttcatttttctaatGTCTCTCCTGCTTTAAATGTCAACTTTGAAGAGATATTAGAACCATCACTTCATACAGCCAGTGCAAATGTGTTTCACACTCCAGGTCTTGAATATtaggctggggacaagggaaaTACCAGTCTCTGCTTGGTATGTAAAAAACCAAGCAACCAAAAACCCATCCAGTAAAGAACTGCTTACAGTTACAGCTATCTTAACCTGGTCTGGCCAAACAAATGTTTTTGCCCTTCCCTTAATCTCTTGCTAAAATTTGACACAACTTAACCCTCAAATTAAACAATTCCTATGCAGTCCTCTTCACTAGAAATCCCAAGTCGCCCTCCAACAACACAGGTGGTTTAGAACGGCTACCTTCACAGCAGAGTCTAAGACAGCTACTGATCAGCAACATCTGGAATGAAACACAGGTTGaagactaattttttttaacaacccGTCAGGATACACAGGTTTATCAGAGCACTCAGTGCACAGCAAGCCCTAACACAGCAGCCTCTTGGACCACCAGCTTCATCTGAACTCTGGACAACAACTTTCTAGTTTACCAACCTGCTGAGAAATATTATCTCAAAGTTGTTTAAATTTCTCAGGCGTTTGTGAGAGAATAAAATCCAGTAatcacaacaacaaaaaaaaaaagactttgacGTATTATTATTTCATTAAGAACCAATGGCATTGAGGTCACACTGAATTCTATACTGGCGAAGTAGAAATATTACCACACGGTGTGTTCTGCCGGGCAGGAGACATTTCAGAGGTTACTGTGTTACTTTTACCAAGTAATCTATAGTCTCGGAATAATCCTGAGCGGCCTCCTGTGAGCAACCCACTCcccggggcggggcagggcagggccggtccgagaggagctgctgccgcGCGGCTCCCGAGCGCATTCCCTAAGGAAAGGGCCACCTTCCGCTTGCCACGCTCGGGGAAGCGAAACTCCGGCCTCGCTCGGCCCCCAGCCGGCATCGCCGAGGGCAGGAGCCGCCGCCCAGGGTCTCTCCCGGACCGTCCCGGAACCAGGACTGGGACCGCGCCACTCGGGACACCGCTGGCCCGCCAAGCCCCGACCTGCCCCCCTGCGGAGAGGGATCGGTCCCCGAGCCGAGGCTGCTTCCCCGCCCCGCAGCCGGGCCGGAGCACCGGGAGCGgcccagggagggcagcagtcggggccgggagcggccccggcgggggaaCACAgcctccccccgccgccccACACTGCTCTGCCCGCGGCACCGCCAGGCTCCGGGCGGCGCGGCACAGCCCTTACCGACTCTCCTCTCCGCTCCGTTCGCTCGGGCGCAACCTCGGTCAGCACGGCttgtcccgtcccgtccccaCCCGCGtttcctcctgcccttccccGTAGAACCGTGAGCAGGCGCCGCGGGCGCAGCTCGGAAGGGCGCTCCGCTGGCGTCGGACGGGCCGTGCCCTGTGAGCCGCCTCGGCCGCTCCCCCGGACCCACCGGCTCCCGGCAGCGGCGCGTCTGGGCGGGACGGGAAAGGACAGGAAGGGGGGGAAGCCTGTGGAAGTACAGGCACTCCTGaactcctgacgcatttcgcagTCCCGGTGATCGGGAACTCCTCGGCTTTCGCCAAGAGCTCACAGCGATTAAACCAGTAATCTTCACCTTTCCCGTCAGCAGCGCAGCCAAGCACTATGTTCTGTAACACTACAGGAAAATTACTTTCCTAATTCTACAATACCCCTTACGTTACCAGATCAGGTATTTCAGACAACATACAAGAACACATAAAATGATCAACAAAACTTTCAAGTTCAAGATTCAGTGATTTTACGTAGTGTCTTTACAAGCAATTGAATTGGATTCAGTCTTTAGAAAACACAAGAGTACATCACTCCTTCCTCTATCCCGCTCCAAGATAACACAAAATGTGAATTATGACCAGATCCCTAAAAGGGCTTCAAGAGGGACTGCTTCACACGTTGGTTTGTGTGAATCTACCTTGGACTGAAGGGACTTGATAACCCCTGGGGGCTCAGCAGGGACAGTTCATAAGGCCTTTTGGCTGAAAGCATCCAAAATCTGTTAAAGTCcaatttttgtatttaaatctTTTCTTGAACCTTGCCC from Aphelocoma coerulescens isolate FSJ_1873_10779 chromosome 14, UR_Acoe_1.0, whole genome shotgun sequence includes these protein-coding regions:
- the LITAF gene encoding lipopolysaccharide-induced tumor necrosis factor-alpha factor produces the protein MSAPSGNPVPSAPPSYEEAVGINVNYPHPYPIPGPGQKKPDGKGMNPPPYMGQPPPANNAITVQTVYVQQPVLFYDRPVQMSCPSCNQVIVTRLSYDAGALTWLSCGGLCLLGCIAGCCLIPFCIDALKDVDHTCPKCNALLGSYKRL